A genomic stretch from Engraulis encrasicolus isolate BLACKSEA-1 chromosome 12, IST_EnEncr_1.0, whole genome shotgun sequence includes:
- the tor4aa gene encoding torsin-4A, with product MGDQDLSDSGSEEQQEEQEEQQPVKENGVYNFSQLSASVQAVVRIRQKYQALKKRRLEIASSQAQSTFSPQRSTSPKIFTFDGPVASPTLLEKEKRKKKKRKTRRVLYPSGRVRKGGPKQERSWAKSCLFFLSIILFLQVYNAIENLDDHVLKYDMEGLEKVLTREVFGQHEARENLLSQLRDYLLTYVHSKPLVLSLHGPTGVGKSHLGRLLAQHFRYMVGERLVLQYYVRHHCPSEEQVHACVQSLSALVSEMVTQAEDEEKIPIFVFDEVEHMPRPLMDKLHELIHASHTNEYLNAIYVLISNLGQDDITKFVLHNSSSTAAESRTRVSRELVPLLQHSMVRHHPVWRDAEILPLMLLEKSHVMQCFMDEMSREGFYPDQAHIERLAGEISYYFTGGKEFSRTGCKQVVAKVNLL from the coding sequence ATGGGCGATCAAGATTTATCGGACAGTGGGTCAGAAGAACAGCAGGAAGAGCAAGAAGAGCAGCAACCCGTCAAAGAAAATGGTGTCTACAACTTCTCACAGCTTTCTGCAAGCGTGCAGGCTGTCGTGCGCATCCGTCAGAAATACCAGGCCCTCAAGAAGAGGCGTCTGGAGATAGCCTCCTCACAGGCACAGTCCACCTTTTCTCCTCAACGCTCCACCAGCCCGAAGATCTTCACCTTCGACGGCCCCGTTGCCAGCCCGACGTTgctagagaaggagaagaggaagaagaagaagaggaagacgaggcgGGTTCTGTACCCCAGCGGCCGGGTTCGAAAGGGCGGGCCAAAGCAGGAGCGCAGCTGGGCCAAGAGCTGCCTCTTCTTCCTCAGCATCATCCTGTTCCTGCAAGTCTACAACGCCATAGAGAACCTGGACGACCACGTGCTGAAATACGACATGGAGGGTCTGGAGAAGGTCCTGACCAGGGAGGTCTTCGGACAGCACGAGGCAAGGGAGAATCTTTTATCACAGTTGAGGGATTACCTGTTGACCTACGTCCACAGCAAGCCCCTGGTGCTGTCATTGCACGGCCCGACCGGGGTGGGCAAGAGCCACCTGGGTCGTCTCCTGGCGCAGCACTTCCGCTACATGGTCGGGGAGCGGCTGGTGCTGCAGTATTACGTGCGGCACCACTGCCCCTCGGAGGAGCAGGTGCACGCCTGCGTCCAGAGCCTGTCCGCGCTCGTCTCGGAGATGGTCACGCAGGCGGAGGACGAGGAGAAGATCCCCATCTTCGTCTTCGACGAGGTGGAGCACATGCCCCGGCCGCTGATGGACAAGCTGCACGAGCTGATCCACGCCAGCCACACCAACGAGTACCTCAATGCCATCTATGTGCTCATCAGCAACCTGGGCCAGGACGACATCACCAAGTTCGTGCTGCACAACTCCTCCAGCACGGCGGCGGAGAGCCGGACACGAGTCAGCCGGGAGCTGGTGCCTCTGCTGCAGCACAGCATGGTCAGGCATCACCCGGTCTGGAGGGACGCAGAGATCTTGCCCCTGATGCTCCTGGAGAAGTCGCATGTCATGCAGTGCTTCATGGACGAGATGTCCAGGGAGGGGTTCTACCCGGACCAGGCGCACATTGAAAGGCTGGCGGGCGAGATCTCGTACTATTTCACCGGGGGGAAGGAGTTCTCTCGCACCGGGTGCAAGCAGGTGGTGGCCAAAGTGAATTTGCTGTGA